One window of the Eschrichtius robustus isolate mEscRob2 chromosome X, mEscRob2.pri, whole genome shotgun sequence genome contains the following:
- the HDAC6 gene encoding histone deacetylase 6 isoform X4, giving the protein MTSTGQDSTTTRQRRSRHNPHSPPHDSSVTSKRGVKKGAVLRSSPSLAEVKKKGRMKKLSQAAEQDLVVGLQGLDLNREARTPSGTGLVFDEQLNEFHCLWDDSFPEGPERLHAIKEQLIQEGLLDRCVSFQARFAEKEELMLVHSLEYIDLMETTQYMNEGELRVLADTYDSVYLHPNSYTCACLASGSVLRLVDAVLGAEIRNGMAIIRPPGHHAQHSLMDGYCMFNHVAVAARYAQQKHDIQRVLIVDWDVHHGQGTQFTFDQDPSVLYFSIHRYEQGRFWPHLTASNWSTTGFGQGQGYTINVPWNQVGMRDADYIAAFLHVLLPVSLEFQPQLVLVAAGFDALQGDPKGEMATTPAGFAQLTHLLMGLAGGKLILSLEGGYNLRSLAEGVSASLHTLLGDPCPMLEFPGTPCPSAQASISCVLEALEPFWKVFVRSAETLEEEDTVEGDNVEEKEEEGPWQPPELPILTWPVLQARTGLVYDQQMMDHYNLWDNHHPETPQRIQRIMHRLEELGLAGRCLALPARPATDAELLACHSAEHVDRLRATEKMKIRELHREGANYDSIYICPSTFTCAQLAAGAACRLVEAVLAGEVLNGIAVVRPPGHHAERDAACGFCFFNSVAVAARHAQAVSGRVLRILIVDWDVHHGNGTQHIFEEDPSVLYISLHRYDHGTFFPMGDEGASSQIGQAAGTGFTVNVAWNGPHLGDADYLVAWHRLVLPIAYEFNPELVLVSAGFDAARGDPLGSCQVSPEGYAHLTHLLMGLANGRIILILEGGYNLTSISESMAACTHSLLGDPPPLLTLLRPPLSGALASVTETIQVHRRYWCSLRATKVKDKEGPSSSKLITKKAPQPANPGSAKGMTMPEGNILEAGTGKATSATSVKESTPRQTTSETAVMELTQDQSSETAMGGAARLNQATSEAATGDATLDQTTSEEAVGGAELIQSPPASCADSQTPPASPMQGATTQISPSKLTGNLRTLELDKAQEPPEEEELLGEAAGGQDMNESVLMQVTGDHADTDQAMFYAVTPLPWCPHLVAVCPVPEAGLDVTQPCQDCGALQENWVCLSCYQVYCSRYINAHMLQHHEGLGHPLVLSYADLSTWCYHCQAYVHHEALLAVKNIAHQNKFGENMPHSH; this is encoded by the exons ATGACCTCCACCGGCCAGGATTCCACCACAACCAGACAGCGAAGGAGTAGGCACAATCCCCATTCCCCCCCCCACGACTCCAGCGTCACCTCG AAGCGAGGTGTTAAAAAGGGTGCCGTACTCCGCTCCAGCCCCAGTCTAGCGGAGGTAAAGAAGAAAGGCAGAATGAAGAAGCTTAGTCAAGCAGCCGAGCAAGACCTAGTCGTGGGGCTGCAAGGGCTG GATCTGAACCGGGAGGCCAGGACACCGTCTGGCACTGGCTTGGTGTTCGATGAGCAGCTAAATGAATTCCACTGCCTCTGGGATGACAG CTTCCCTGAAGGCCCTGAGCGGCTCCATGCCATCAAGGAGCAGCTGATCCAGGAGGGCCTCCTGGATCGCTGTGTGTCCTTTCAG GCCCGATTCGCCGAAAAGGAGGAGCTGATGTTGGTTCACAG TCTAGAATACATTGATCTGATGGAGACGACCCAGTACATGAATGAGGGGGAACTCCGTGTCCTAGCAGATACCTATGACTCAGTTTATCTGCATCCG AACTCATACACCTGTGCCTGCCTGGCCTCAGGCTCCGTCCTCAGGCTGGTGGATGCAGTCCTGGGGGCTGAGATCCGGAATGGTATGGCGATAATCAG gCCTCCTGGACACCACGCCCAGCACAGTCTTATGGACGGGTATTGCATGTTCAACCACGTGGCTGTGGCTGCCCGCTATGCTCAACAGAAGCATGACATTCAGAG GGTCCTTATCGTGGATTGGGATGTGCACCATGGTCAAGGAACACAGTTCACCTTTGACCAAGACCCCAG cGTCCTCTATTTCTCCATCCACCGCTACGAGCAGGGTCGGTTCTGGCCCCACCTTACAGCCTCCAACTGGTCCACCACAGGTTTTGGCCAAGGCCAGGGATACACCATCAATGTGCCTTGGAACCAG GTGGGGATGCGAGATGCCGACTACATCGCCGCTTTCCTGCACGTCCTGCTGCCAGTTTCCCTTGAG TTCCAGCCCCAGCTGGTCCTGGTAGCTGCTGGATTTGATGCCCTCCAAGGGGACCCCAAG GGCGAGATGGCCACCACTCCGGCAGGGTTCGCCCAGCTAACCCACCTGCTCATGGGTCTGGCAGGAGGCAAGCTGATCCTCTCACTGGAG GGTGGCTACAACCTCCGCTCCCTGGCTGAGGGCGTCAGCGCCTCTCTCCACACCCTTCTGGGAGACCCTTGCCCCATGCTGGAGTTCCCTGGCACCCCTTGCCCGAG TGCCCAGGCGTCGATCTCCTGTGTTCTAGAAGCCCTTGAGCCCTTCTGGAAGGTCTTTGTGAGATCAG CTGAGACTctggaggaggaggacactgtGGAGGGGGACAatgtggaggagaaggaggaggagggaccgTGGCAGCCCCCTGAGCTCCCAATCCTGACGTGGCCGGTGCTGCAGGCTCGCACAGGGCTGGTCTATGACCAACAGATGATGGATCACTACAACTTGTGGGACAA CCACCACCCCGAGACGCCTCAGCGCATCCAGCGTATCATGCACCGCCTGGAGGAGCTGGGTCTTGCCGGGCGCTGTCTCGCCCTGCCCGCACGTCCAGCCACGGACGCTGAGCTGCTCGCCTGCCACAG TGCTGAGCACGTGGATCGTCTGCGGGCCACGGAGAAGATGAAAATCCGGGAGCTGCACCGCGAGGGCGCCAACTATGACTCCATCTACATCTGCCCCAGCACCTTCACCTGTGCACAGCTGGCTGCTGGCGCCGCCTGCCGCCTGGTGGAGGCTGTGCTGGCGGGAGAG GTTTTGAATGGCATTGCTGTGGTGCGTCCCCCCGGCCACCATGCAGAGCGGGATGCTGCTTGCGGTTTCTGCTTTTTCAACTCTGTGGCTGTGGCTGCTCGCCATGCCCAGGCCGTCAGTGGGCGTGTGCTGCG GATCCTGATCGTGGACTGGGACGTCCATCATGGTAATGGAACTCAGCACATATTTGAGGAGGACCCCAG CGTGCTGTACATTTCTCTGCACCGCTATGATCATGGCACCTTCTTTCCTATGGGGGACGAGGGTGCCAGCAGCCAGATAGGTCAGGCTGCAGGCACGGGCTTCACCGTCAATGTGGCCTGGAATGGGCCCCACTTGGGTGACGCCGACTACCTGGTTGCCTGGCATCGTCTGGTGCTTCCCATTGCCTATGAG TTTAACCCGGAACTGGTGCTGGTCTCAGCTGGCTTCGATGCTGCCCGGGGGGACCCACTGGGCAGCTGCCAGGTGTCGCCTGAGGGCTATGCCCACCTCACCCACCTGCTGATGGGCCTGGCCAATGGCCGCATTATCCTTATCCTAGAG GGTGGTTATAACCTGACATCCATCTCGGAGTCCATGGCCGCCTGCACCCACTCCCTCCTTGGGGACCCGCCACCCCTGCTGACCCTGCTGCGGCCCCCACTGTCAGGGGCCCTGGCCTCAGTCACCGAGACCATCCAAGTCCATCGCAGATACTGGTGCAGCTTGCGGGCCACAA AGGTCAAAGATAAAGAGGGACCCTCCAGTTCTAAGTTGATCACCAAGAAGGCACCCCAGCCAGCCAATCCTGGGTCAGCCAAGGGGATGACCATGCCAGAAGGGAACATTCTGGAGGCAGGCACGGGGAAGGCCACCTCAGCAACATCTGTGAAAGAGTCCACTCCACGCCAGACTACGTCAGAGACAGCTGTGATGGAGCTCACTCAGGACCAGTCATCAGAGACAGCCATGGGAGGAGCTGCTAGGCTGAACCAGGCCACCTCAGAGGCAGCCACAGGGGATGCCACGCTGGACCAGACCACCTCGGAGGAGGCTGTGGGGGGAGCTGAGCTGATCCAAAGCCCTCCAGCCTCATGCGCTGACAGTCAGACTCCTCCAGCGTCACCCATGCAAGGAGCCACAACCCAGATATCCCCCAGTAAGCTGACTGGAAATCTCAGGACCTTGGAACTAGACAAGGCACAG GAACCCCCAGAAGAGGAGGAGCTACTAGGAGAGGCAGCTGGAGGTCAGGACATGAATGAGTCAGTACTGATGCAGGTCACTGGAGACCATGCTGACACTGACCAA GCCATGTTTTATGCTGTAACACCACTGCCCTGGTGTCCCCATTTGGTGGCAGTATGCCCCGTACCTGAAGCAGGCCTGGATGTGACCCAACCTTGTCAGGACTGTGGAGCACTCCAGGAGAACTGGGTGTGTCTGTCTTGCTACCAG GTCTACTGCAGTCGTTACATCAACGCCCATATGCTCCAACACCATGAAGGCCTGGGACACCCGCTGGTACTCAGCTACGCCGACCTGTCTACCTGGTGTTACCACTGTCAAGCCTACGTTCACCACGAG GCTCTCCTAGCTGTGAAGAACATCGCCCACCAGAACAAGTTTGGGGAGAACATGCCCCACTCACACTAA